The Mangifera indica cultivar Alphonso chromosome 12, CATAS_Mindica_2.1, whole genome shotgun sequence DNA window CCGTCTGATTCCTGGGCATGGAGGAAGTATGGCCAGAAACCCATCAAAGGCTCCCCTTATCCCAGGTCAGTATCTTCAACTTCAAGTTAAAATCTTGTACAATTGACCAaagttgtaatttttatttgtttaaaatttcagaGGATACTATAGATGTAGTAGCTCGAAAGGCTGTCCGGCAAGAAAGCAAGTAGAGAGAAGCAGTGTGGATCCCAGCATGCTACTCATCACCTACTCTTGCGACCACAACCACCCTTGGCCGTTACTTTCTAGAAGCCACCACTCCAATTCCAAGCACGCCAAACCGGAGCCTCAGCCCGATCCGGAACCAGAGCGTGAAGCCGAGGACAAGTTCTCGGATCTCGCTGATGATCACGCTCTTATATCCGCCAGCGCCGATGAATTCACGTGGTTTAGCGAGATGGAAACCACCACGTCCACCGTTTTAGAGAGTCCGATTTTTACAGAGAGGACTGTCGGCGATTCGTCCGACGTGGCAATGTTTTTCCCTATGAGAGAAGAGGATGAGTCGCTGTTCGCCGATCTTGGCGAGTTACCGGAGTGTTCCTCGGTGTTTCGTCATAGAAATGTCGGACCGGAGGTCCAGATCTGCTGACACGCGTCCGCTGGTAAATGATTCAAAGGTGTGCGTACCGTACACTACAAGAtagcagaaaaaaaaatcaaaaaactatttttttttcttgatttta harbors:
- the LOC123192734 gene encoding probable WRKY transcription factor 65 isoform X1 — its product is MQSRFISNNRFVGEQEEDNTPECGSESPPSSSFNDMKTPSALSSKKSRRAMQKRVVSVPIKDVEGSKLKGDGAPPSDSWAWRKYGQKPIKGSPYPRGYYRCSSSKGCPARKQVERSSVDPSMLLITYSCDHNHPWPLLSRSHHSNSKHAKPEPQPDPEPEREAEDKFSDLADDHALISASADEFTWFSEMETTTSTVLESPIFTERTVGDSSDVAMFFPMREEDESLFADLGELPECSSVFRHRNVGPEVQIC
- the LOC123192734 gene encoding probable WRKY transcription factor 65 isoform X2, with the protein product MQSRFISNNRFVGEQEEDNTPECGSESPPSSSFNDMKTPSALSSKKRRAMQKRVVSVPIKDVEGSKLKGDGAPPSDSWAWRKYGQKPIKGSPYPRGYYRCSSSKGCPARKQVERSSVDPSMLLITYSCDHNHPWPLLSRSHHSNSKHAKPEPQPDPEPEREAEDKFSDLADDHALISASADEFTWFSEMETTTSTVLESPIFTERTVGDSSDVAMFFPMREEDESLFADLGELPECSSVFRHRNVGPEVQIC